In a genomic window of Croceibacterium sp. TMG7-5b_MA50:
- a CDS encoding twin-arginine translocase TatA/TatE family subunit: protein MGNFSLMHWIVVALVILVLFGRGKISETMGDFGKGVKSFRKGLSEDEHSQDTPPAAKDARLTGPVVEPVKDQQNTRV, encoded by the coding sequence GTGGGCAATTTTTCCTTGATGCACTGGATCGTGGTCGCGCTGGTGATCCTGGTCCTTTTCGGCCGGGGCAAGATCTCCGAAACCATGGGCGATTTCGGCAAGGGCGTGAAAAGCTTCCGCAAGGGGCTGTCCGAAGACGAGCACAGCCAGGACACGCCGCCCGCGGCGAAGGACGCCCGGCTGACCGGTCCGGTCGTCGAGCCGGTGA